A window of Komagataella phaffii GS115 chromosome 1, complete sequence contains these coding sequences:
- a CDS encoding WD-repeat protein involved in ribosome biogenesis: protein MATLLPPPSKKQKRAAQLPVEVDIIPKDLPNVLIKFQASDTGDSIGGSIRVPGNISERQLEELLNNLHKTSDDPVPYSFSLLGDKDDLVDIRDNLYTSVLKPGIKSTEDFLTLVYTPRAVFKVRPITRSSATISGHGSTILCSQFAPHTSSKMVTGAGDSTARIWDCNTQTIQHTLKGHTNWVLCVAWSPLGDVIATGSMDNTVRLWDPISGKPIGDALKGHGKWVSSLSWEPIHLVKVGSRPRLCSGSKDGTVKVWDTVARNAMYTMSGHSSSVACVKWSGSGVIYSGSHDKTIKGWREGRCVATFRAHAHWINHLALSTDFTMRVGEFQPGPSMTVNGNPSGAVTESSKAKVQEAFDKVSKIGGRYSERMVTASDDFTMYLWEPEVSDKPICRMTGHQKLVNHVSFSPDGRYIVSASFDNSVKLWDGRDGKFIATLRGHVSPVYQTAWSSDCRLLVSCSKDTTLKVWDIRTKKLMVDLPGHADEVYTVDWSVDGKKVISGGKDKKVRIWTH from the coding sequence ATGGCTACGCTACTCCCTCCGCCTTCTAAGAAGCAAAAAAGAGCAGCTCAGCTGCCCGTAGAAGTTGACATTATTCCCAAAGATCTTCCTAATGTGTTAATCAAGTTTCAAGCATCCGACACAGGAGACTCGATCGGTGGTAGTATTAGGGTCCCAGGAAATATTAGTGAGAGACAGTTAGAAgagcttttgaacaacttaCACAAAACTTCCGATGATCCAGTACCTTACTCTTTTTCCTTGCTGGGCGATAAGGATGATCTGGTTGATATTAGAGACAACCTGTATACTTCAGTGCTGAAACCAGGTATCAAATCAACTGAAGACTTTCTCACCTTAGTGTACACACCCAGGGCGGTCTTCAAGGTCAGGCCCATCACTCGGTCATCTGCCACCATTTCAGGACATGGCTCCACCATACTGTGTTCACAATTTGCTCCACACACAAGTTCGAAGATGGTCACTGGTGCGGGAGACTCTACAGCAAGAATTTGGGATTGTAATACCCAAACCATTCAACATACCCTCAAAGGTCACACCAACTGGGTTTTATGTGTGGCATGGTCACCACTAGGGGACGTAATAGCAACTGGAAGCATGGACAATACTGTACGATTATGGGATCCGATTTCCGGTAAACCAATAGGAGATGCCTTGAAAGGACATGGCAAGTGGGTTTCCAGTCTTAGCTGGGAACCAATTCACCTGGTCAAGGTTGGCAGTAGGCCACGTCTTTGCTCCGGGTCGAAAGATGGAACAGTTAAAGTATGGGATACAGTGGCTCGTAATGCAATGTACACAATGAGTGGTCATAGCTCCAGTGTAGCATGTGTCAAATGGTCTGGATCTGGAGTGATATATTCTGGATCTCATGACAAGACTATAAAAGGATGgagagaaggaagatgCGTGGCAACTTTCAGAGCGCATGCTCATTGGATTAACCATCTAGCTCTATCCACAGATTTTACTATGAGAGTTGGTGAGTTTCAACCAGGACCCAGCATGACAGTCAATGGCAACCCTAGTGGGGCGGTCACCGAATCGTCCAAGGCCAAAGTTCAAGAGGCTTTTGATAAAGTATCCAAGATTGGTGGGCGTTATTCTGAAAGGATGGTAACTGCCAGCGATGATTTTACCATGTATTTATGGGAGCCTGAAGTTTCTGATAAGCCAATATGCCGTATGACAGGGCACCAAAAACTTGTGAACCACGTCTCGTTCTCTCCAGACGGTAGATATATTGTATCGGCATCTTTTGACAACTCTGTCAAGCTGTGGGATGGAAGAGACGGGAAATTTATAGCCACTCTACGTGGACATGTTTCACCAGTTTATCAGACAGCTTGGTCCAGTGACTGTCGACTATTAGTGAGTTGTTCCAAGGACACCACATTAAAAGTTTGGGATATTCGCACAAAAAAACTGATGGTTGATCTTCCAGGCCATGCAGACGAGGTTTACACCGTTGACTGGAGTGTAGATGGTAAGAAGGTTATCAGTGGAGGTAAAGACAAAAAGGTTAGAATCTGGACTCATTAA
- a CDS encoding Nuclear protein that binds to and stabilizes the exoribonuclease Rat1p produces MSKEKILPLAARSKKAMLRQPKQVAYFSRDLNYKTHPDRSNLSYYYLPDGDIDNSIDLSVGSKHFLLGDSVELSKLDPILLALKEIEKESGAKTKDRIITWRGIMRKLLTLPYDSEEDFVLDVVSFDGQLFIQFNVPYLKSKDVQKQGDTEFHKKLQFSGYKFEKMATLPKPWPECTRKEIDSRAKSKCNNIEQYGAIVRTGISRIKILIGGEVDCTADYYDENDPLSRYIELKTTRTINQYKDMIAFEKKLFRTWAQCFLLGIPKIIYGFRDDNCILRTVEEFSTNDIPLMVKNNPLNEQPKKENCYMSSINFYGAVVEWLNESVKDDQVWKLSYAKRNRQYLVLKEVTDENEKQQIVDSAIPAWFKEWRSELRNSEGNI; encoded by the coding sequence ATgagcaaagaaaagatcttGCCTCTGGCAGCAAGAAGCAAGAAAGCCATGCTAAGGCAACCCAAACAAGTAGCTTATTTTTCAAGGGATCTGAACTATAAGACACATCCAGATAGATCAAACTTATCTTACTACTATCTCCCAGACGGTGACATAGATAATAGTATTGACCTATCCGTTGGGTCCAAGCATTTTTTACTAGGCGACAGCGTGGAGTTATCCAAATTGGATCCGATTTTGCTggctttgaaggagataGAAAAAGAATCCGGGGCTAAAACGAAGGATAGAATCATTACTTGGAGAGGTATAATGAGGAAACTCTTAACATTACCATACgattcagaagaagattttgttcttgatgtAGTCAGTTTTGATGGACAACTCTTTATTCAGTTCAATGTACCCTATTTAAAGAGCAAAGATGTTCAGAAACAGGGTGACACAGAGTTTCATAAAAAGCTACAATTTTCAGGCTACAAGTTCGAAAAAATGGCTACTTTACCCAAACCTTGGCCCGAGTGTACCAGGAAAGAGATCGATAGTAGAGCAAAAAGCAAATGCAATAACATTGAACAATATGGGGCCATAGTCAGAACCGGAATAAGTCGTATTAAGATTTTAATAGGCGGAGAAGTTGACTGCACAGCAGATTATTATGACGAAAACGATCCTCTCTCCCGTTATATCGAACTGAAGACGACTAGAACCATCAACCAATACAAGGATATGATtgcatttgaaaaaaaactatTCCGCACCTGGGCTCAATGTTTCTTACTGGGGATTCCAAAGATCATTTACGGCTTCCGGGATGACAATTGCATCTTGAGGACCGTGGAGGAATTTAGCACCAATGATATCCCATTGATGGTCAAAAACAACCCCTTAAATGAGCAGCCAAAGAAGGAAAACTGTTACATGTCTTCAATCAATTTCTACGGAGCAGTTGTTGAATGGCTGAACGAATCGGTAAAGGACGACCAAGTGTGGAAGTTATCCTACGCTAAGAGAAATAGGCAATACCTggttttgaaggaagttACGGACGAGAATGAAAAGCAGCAGATAGTCGATTCTGCCATTCCAGCATGGTTCAAAGAATGGCGCTCAGAGTTAAGAAATAGTGAAGGCAATATATAG